The sequence CACCCTCCGCTACGACCCAAGTAGATGAGATGGTTACTTTTTCAGTTCAAACATCTTTTCAACTGGTCAGCCGCACTTCATGCGGATGTCAGCTGCATTGACCGGGTGTTCGCGCACTCGGTCTTCTTTAGTATATCTCCACTTTACCACAGTTATGCGGAAAACACACTTCTTTAAGTGATACAAGTTAATGTGTTCTGTTAGTGATGGAATATCCCGGATTCGGGCGCGATTACTCTCTAAGTTGATCGGAGCGGAAGACAGGCGACTCCTGTCGGAGATAGCGAGAGCCGTAACGAAGAACGGCTTTTGCGAGTGAAGCAAAGCGAAAAGGAGCATATATTTACTTTAATAGGCAAGACCCCGCAGTGTCGCGCCTTTTGCGACCGAGGAGGCTTCCTCCCGCCCCACGGAAAGCGCCTGTCTGGAGCGGAAATCTTAGCGTTTCTCTGTTAAGTTACTCAGCTTTCGTATTCTTTTAAATAAAAATGCTTGACTAGAAGTAAGAACGCCTCCGGCTGAAACGGAAAACAACGTCTTCATATCGCTATCCAACTATAGATAGTGCAAAATAAGAAAATGCTCAGGCATAAAAACCGGGCATTTTCTTATTGTTATTTCAATTATCCATCGCCATTTGGACACCATTTTTTATCTTCCAAATGATTAGTCAATAATAAGCGGATGGACTTCTGCATCGTACGATTTGTCTTTTCGCCGCAAATCATTATCTTCTTGGAACACATCTTCAAAAAACCTGCTGGCTGATTGCGCCAACAACTTATAATATTGTTCAAATAAATGGGCAGCATGGTTGCCTTTCCAGATTGCGGGCAGCAACTCTTTCGGCAGTCCGGGATCAATAAAAAGGAACTTTCGGTATTCATGCACAAGTTTTGTTCTCTCTACGAAACATTCCGCATCAGTCATTTGCCCATTATTCATCATACTTTGATGGATAATATAGTTATTGCTATACGTTGAAATGAATTCTTGGTACTTCCCTTCAATCTCTTCAAGCGGCCAACTTTTCTCAACGAGTGCTCGATTCGCCTGCGGTCCTTCATATTCGGATAAGAATAGATCCGCGTAGGGTTGGATCTCATATTTTTCAATAAGAAGGCTTACTTCTTTCCCAAGGTCATTCGGTGTGATCCAGCAACCATTCGAAAAACTTCCAAAGCCGCTCCATAAAAGCTCTTTACGCAGTTCATCACGTATATGCCTTTTCTCTTCAGGAATCGTATACATCAGCATACGCCATTTTCCATCCCATTCATGTGGTGTCAATTTAAAAATACGCGTCGCCGCTTCTTCAATTCGTAATTCTCCGCGGCGAGTCAGAAAGTAATAGCTTTTATTCCCTTTCTTTTCAGAATTAAGCCAACCTTGCTTCATCATTCTGGAGACGGCTACACGAACTGATTGTTCATTATGGCCGAACTCCTTCAATAATCTAATCAAACTGCCTATCCAAATCTTATTTCCGTAATGACGAATGTAGTCTCCATATATGGTAAAAATCATTGACTGTGTATTTGCCAAGTAAGCTCACTCTCTCTTTTTCATTCATTAAAGATATATCATAAATTCCCCTTCTTTCATTATATCGTTATATTAGTAAAAGAAAACTCATTTCCCCTTAAATACCGGACTTCTTTTTTCACTGAATGCTTGGAGTGCTTCCAGTCGATCTTCGGTTGGGATGATGATTTCGTATGCTTTCGATTCAATTGCAAGTCCTGTTTGCAAATCCGTATTCATCCCTTGTGTGATTGCATATTTAGCTTGTTGAATAGCAACTGGACCATTTTCCATCATTGAAAGAGCGAGTTGCTCGCAAGCGGCAAGTAGGTTTTCCCGTTCTACCACTTCCAGGATGATTCCCAGTTTCAAGCCTTCTTCTGCTGTGAACTTTCTGGCGGTGAAGATTAGCTCCTTCGCTCTCATCTCCCCTACAAGTCTTGGTAGCCTTTGTGTTCCGCCTGCCCCTGGGATGATCGCCCAACTCGTTTCAGTCAGTCCCATTTTCACTCCTTCTACTGCAATGGAAAAGTCGCAAGCAATCATCAATTCAAAACCACCTCCAAAAGCATAGCCGTTCACTGCGGCAATTGTCGGCTGCGGCAGGTTTGCGATCGCTTGGAATGCATCCCTTATTGCCTTAACATTTCTTTTCACTTCCATCTCATTCAATGTTTTTCGTTCTTTCAAATCGGCTCCTGCGGAAAATGCTTTATCGCCTGCGCCCGTAAAAATAACCGCTCGCACCTCTTGATCGAGTGAAATTGAATCCGTAACTTCCTGAAGTTGATGAAGGGTTTCATAATCAAAGCAATTTAACATGCTCTCACGATTAATGGTTACATAGGCAATATTGTTCTTTTTTTCATACAAAACTGTTGTCATTTTGCTGTCTCCTTTTCACACGGGAAACTTGCATTTTCAACGAGTGCCGCTATTCCCTGGCCTACCCCGATACACATCGTCGCCAGTCCATATTGAACGTTCTGTTTCTTCATTTCATAAAGAAGTGTCGTCAGAATTCGGGCGCCACTAGCCCCTAAAGGATGCCCAAAAGCGATTGCCCCACCGTTGACATTCACTTTACTGCCGTCTACTTCCAACTGACGCATACACTCGATGGATTGAGAGGCAAAGGCTTCATTCAATTCAACAAGCCCTATGTCATTCATCGTAAGTCCTGCCCGTTCCATTGCTTTTCTAGAAGCATAAATTGGACCAAGCCCCATTACAGCAGGTTCAAGTCCTGCTGTTGCTCCGATCACATATCGCGCAAGTGGTGTAAGATTAAGTTCTTTCGCTTTCTCAGAACTCATCAGAAGCAATGCAGCTGACCCATCATTCACACCGGAAGCATTGCCTGCGGTAACAGTGCCGCCTTCAAAGATCGGCTTCAGTTTAGCCAGTTTTTCAAGCGTCGTATCTGGCCGCGGGTGTTCATCTCGATCCACAATGATTTCGTTCCCTTTCCGGTCTTGATAAACGACGGGAACAATTTCCTCCACGAACCGATTTTCTTCCATCGCTTTTTTTGCACGTTGCTGGCTTTCATATGCAAATAAATCCTGACTTTCACGCGTTATGTTATACCGCTGTGCAACGTTTTCAGCCGTTTGCGGCATTGAGTCCGCGCCATACATTTTTTTTAGTCGACTATTCGTGAAACGCCACCCAATGGTCGTATCTTGCAACTCCATATTGCCGCGGGGATTTGCTTTGTCAGGCTTTGCCATCACAAGTGGCGCACGTGTCATGCTCTCTGTCCCGCCTGCAATGTAAATATCCCCATCCCCGACCGCGATTGCTCTTGCGGCATACATCACAGCGTCGAGTCCTGAACCACATAGACGGTTGATCGTCGTGCCCGCGACTTCAACCGGGAGCCCCGCCAATAAGCCGGCCATTCGCGCCACATTTCGGTTATCTTCGCCGGCCTGATTGGCATTTCCGAAAACAACTTCTTCAATTTCCTCTACTGGAAGATTTGGATTCCGTTCGACAAGCGCTTTAATAACGACTGCGCCTAAATCATCCGGGCGCACGTCTTTTAGAGCACCATTGTATCGCCCGATTGGTGTACGGACAGCGTCCACTATGACGACTTCCCTCATTTTTTCACCAACTCATCTTCAGTAGTATAATCATATACGCCTTTGCCACTTTTTCGACCGAGTCGGCCCGCTTTCACGTATTGTTCTAAAAGAGGTGCGGGCCTGTACTTTTCACCAAGTTTTTCGTGCAAATAGTTCAAGTTATTCAAGCGTGTATCAAGACCTACCAAATCACCAAGTTCAAATGGACCCATCGGATAATTTAAGCCTAGTTTAATTGCCTTATCAATTTCTTCCGGTGTTCCAAGTCCCTCTTGCAGCATGAAAAATGCTTCGTTGCCTACAAGTGCACTAATTCTGCTAGTGACGAATCCTGGGAATTCATTGATGACAACCGTTTCTTTCCCCATTCTTACCGCCACTTGTTTAATTACTTCTACAGTCTCATCGCTCGTTTCCAATCCCTTCACAATTTCTACAAGTGGCATTTTATGTACGGGATTGAAAAAATGCATGGCAATTGTTTTCCCAGGACGTTTACCATAGGAAGCAATTTCCGTAGGACTCATCGTAGAAGTATTCGTTGCGAAATAGCACTCTTTCGGAGCGTGTTTCTCCATCTCCTCAAATACTTGCCTTTTAATCGATGCCATTTCAGGTACGGCTTCTATAATTAAATCAGCGTTTCCTACGGCTTTTGTGAGATCATTTTCATAGACTATTTTTTGACGCGCATACTCCGCGTCGTCTGCTGAAATTTTCCCATACTGAATTCCTTTTTTGAAAATCACTTCAATTTCATTCTTTGCATTTTGAAGTGCAGTTTCATTACTATCGACAAGTGTAACTGCGTACCGACCAACGGCGCCTACATAGGCAATCCCCCTGCCCATCACGCCGGAACCGACTACAACGATTCGCTCAATCATTCGTTTGCCTCCTCTTTATAATGAAAGAATACGGACAGGAAATCATACATTCCTGTCCGTTTTTATAAAACATGCTTTTTTTATTGTCTAGCTCCAGGCGCCAGGCTCTCGGGTCGCTTCGGTCCTGACGATAAGGCAAAGAGCGCCTTTTCGGCAGGGCCTCCAGCGCCTGTCGAGCCTTAACGGCGCCTTACGCTTTTCTTATTGTCTAGCTCCAGGCGCCAGGCTCTCGGGTCGCTTCGGTCCTGACGATAAGGCAAAGAGCGCCTTTTCGGCAGGGCCTCCAGCGCCTGTCGAGCCTTAACGGCGACTTGCGTTTTTCTTATTGTCTAGCTCCAGGCGCCAGGCTCTCGGGTCGCTTCGGTCCTGACGATAAGGCAAAGAGCGCCTTTTCGGCAGGGCCTCCAGCGCCTGTCGAGCCTTAACGGCGCCTTGTGCTTTTCATAGACCAAAAGGATTGACTGGCCGACTGCCGAAGTAGGACATGATGCTTTTCGTTTCAGTGTATAGATCAAGCGAACCGGCTGACAGTTCTCGGCCGAATCCGGATTGTTTGTAGCCGCCGAATGGAGTACCTGGGAATGCGGAGAACGGTGTGTTGATCATTACGATTCCCGCTTGAATTTGGTTCGCGACACGTGTTGTCGTTGCCGTATTTGTCGACCAGATAGAAGAGGCTAGCCCGTAATCCGAGTCATTTGCTAAGGCAATTGCCTCTTTTTCATTTTTGAATTTAGAGACGACGACAACTGGTCCGAAAATTTCTTCACGAACAACTTTCATGTCTTGTGTGACGTTGCCGATAATGGTCGGCGCATACCAAAATCCGTTTTCATAGCCTTCCGGTTTCAATTCTTTACCGCCTGTTAGAATCTCAGCGCCTTCGTCGATTGCAGATTGAACATAGCTTTTCACAGTGTCCAACTGAGCTTGATCAATAACTGCCCCCATATGTGTTTCTTTACTAAATGGATCCCCAATTACAAGTTTTTCAGTTTTCGCAATAAATTTCTCAACGAACTCGTCGTAAACATTTTCATGTATATAGACGCGTGTACGTGCATCGCAAGATTGACCCGTGTTATTGAATGCACCGTAGAGTGAACCATCGACAGCTGCCTCAATATCGGCATCCTCAAAAACAAGGCTTGGTGATTTCCCGCCAAGTTCCAGTGTGACGCGTTTGACTGTTCCTGCCGCTCTTGCCATAATGTCTTTTCCGATGGACGTTGAACCTGTGAACGCCACTTTATTCACGCGTTCATGTTCGACCAAGTAGTTGCCGATCTCTGAACCAGATCCAGGTAGAATGTTGACAACACCTGCCGGAACGCCTGCTTCATGACAAATTTCTCCAAGAACAATCGCTGTAAGCGGCGTTAATGATGCTGGCTTAATAACGACAGAACATCCTGCAGCAATTGCCGGTGCAATCTTCCAAGCAGCCATCATCAACGGATAGTTCCACGGAATAATTTGCGCACACACACCAAGCGGCTCTTTTTCTGTGTAGTTATGGAATTGCCCAGGCACGTTGTTTACAGATCCACCGTGTCCAACGATAGCGCCCGCATAAAATTCAAAGTCCTCAATCGCTTGAGCAATCTGCCCTTTCGCAGCTGCAAGTGATTTTCCTGTATTCAAAATTTCGAGTTCCACAAGCTCATTGAATCTTGAGCCCATAATTTCCGCAATTTTATTCAACACACGCGCACGACGTCCGGCCGGAGTGATTTTCCACTTCCCATTATCAAACGAATCCCTCGCCGCTTGAACCGCTTTTTCAGCGTCTTCTTTCGTCGCTTTTGCCACTTCAGCTAACAGTTCACCCGTCGCAGGATTATAAATTTTTGTGCGTTCCCCATTGCTTCCATCGACTTGTTCACCGTTTATAAAAAGCTTATAGTAGTCACGCTTCATTGATTCACGCTCTGTCGTTCCTTCTTGAATTGTCGTCATTGAATGATTCCTCCTATTGTCCCGAGTAGACAGGTTTTCTTTTTTCCATGAATGCGGTAACACCTTCACGATGATCCTTTGTGAGACCCGCGATCCGCTGTCCTTGAGCTTCTTGTTCAAGGTAGTCTTCAAATGATAGTGTCGTTGTTGCCTTCAATGAACGCTTGATCAACCCGAGTGCTTTTGTTGGCAAAGCAGCTAGCCGGGCTGCAAACGCGGTAACGTCTTCTTCCCATGTATCCATTGGAATTAGTCGATTCGCAAGGCCCATTTCCACAGCGTCAGCAGCAGTCACTTTTTCTCCTAACATGGCTAGTTCCGTTGCTTTCGCATGTCCTACAAGTTGTGTCAGATAATAGAGATTGCCGGAGTCTGGAATAAGACCGACATGAATAAAGGCGTTTACAAAACTTGCCCGTTCTGCAATCAGTCTGAAGTCGCAAGCAAGTGCAAGGCTGAAGCCCGCACCAGCTGCAACGCCATTTACAGCGGCAATAATCGGTTTTTCACAGTCTCTAATTTGTTTGATCATCGGCCCATAATGGTCTCGTAATACTTGGCCGTGATCCATGTTTTCATCGACTTCCGCTAGATCCTGTCCGGAACAAAATGCTCGTCCTTCGCCCGTTAGGACAATGCAACGAACTTCATCATCATTGGAAGCAGATTTAACTGCCTCCTTCACTTCACGGTTCATCTGTGCAACAAAGGCGTTCAGTTTGTCGGGTCTATTTAAATAGATCCATGCAATGCCATCTGCGATCTCATAGCGAATTGTTTCAGTCATTCAGCAACCTCCTTACTTCCCCCGGTACTCCGGTTTTCTTTTTCCCACAAAAGCATTCATACCTTCTTTTTGATCCTGTGAAGCGAAAAGCAAATAGAAGTTTTTCCGTTCATATTGCATACCTTCATATAAAGAATAATCCACTGCTTTATTGACCGAATCTTTAATGAGGCGCAACGAAAGCGGCGGTTGTGTAGCGAGTCGATTAGCGAACTTCAGCGTTTCTTCCATTAAAAGCTCGGGTGCAACGATTTTGTTGATGACTCCGTGTGTAAGAGCCACTTCGGCGGAAAACCTCTCTCCTGTCCATAGCCATTCAATCGCTTTCGTTCGGCCAGCCAGTTTCGTCAACCGCTGCGTACCTCCCGCTCCTGGCATGACGCCAAGCCCTACTTCCGGAAATGAAAACTGTGTGCCGCTAGCTGAGATTAATAGATCACAAGAGAGGGCAAGCTCGAAGCCCCCACCGAAAACAAATCCTTTAACAGCACCGATGATTGGTTTTTTAATAAGTGTTAGACGGTCCCAATCCGCAAATTGGTTCAATAATTCGAGACTAATCGGGTCGTCAGTTGTCATTTCATCAATATCTGCTCCCGCTGAAAAAGCGCGTCCAACGCCTGTCAGTACAATGACACGGACGTTTTCATCACGATCATAGTCTTCCATCGCTGCGACGATTTCACTGACCATTTTTCGATTTAACGAGTTTAACTGACGGGGGCGATTCAGATAGATGACAGCTACACCGTTTCCCTCTATGGACGTTTCAAGATATTCGAAACGGGTCATTACGCATCTTCACCGATCATTAACGTAACAAGATCACGTGCAAACCCCATTAAGTCCTTCCCGGACGCTTTTCCTTCGGGTGAACTTACCCCCTGCTGCAACTCTTCCAAACTGTCATAAACCATCTCACACATAAGATAATATTTGCCCTCTCCGCCCATTGGAGATCCTGTAAATTTTGTCACTTTCATTTCACGAAGTCCCGGAATTTTCGCTGTGATTGGCGCGTGAACGTTGAAGTAATGATGATCGAATTCCTCTTTGTTTTCAGGGTGTTTGTACAGTGCGATTAATTTAGCCATTTTCTTTTCTCCTCACTTTACATTAGTGTTGAAACGGGTTTCATTGCTTCAAATACATTTTTACAGCTCTTACAATACAAAATACTTCTGCAAGCAGTCGGCCCGAAAATGTTTTCCATTGTTACATATGTGGAACCGCAATAGGCACAATCCACATGCCATGAACCGTCTTCTGCAAAGTGGCGTGGGGGCGGAGCTATTCCAAATGCACGCAGATTCTTTTGGCCTTCTTCTGTAATACGATCTGATGTCCACGGCGGATGAAAGACGAATTCCACTTCGACATCTTCCACTTCTGGCAGTTGTTGAATTGCGTCTATCGTATTTTTCTTAATAACTTCTAATGCCGGGCATCCTAAAAATGTCGGAAGTAAAACGACGGTGACGGTATTCCCCAAGGTCGTGACTTTTTCAACCATACCAAGGTCCATTATGCTGACAGAATCAATTTCTGGATCTTTTACAGTCATTAACATGTCAAAAACACGACCTGTGGAAACGCTTTCAGAAACAGCCATGCTCTTCACCTCTTTCCTCTTCCAGTTACCAGGAAGCGACCGGATCTACCTTGTACACTTCAGAAAGCGTAAGCAGAGCTTCATCCAGGTCTACTGTATGCTCGCCATTCCTTCCATTATTCGCAAGCGTTTCTGGGATTGCCGGTACATCCATTTGAAGCGCAGCAAACACCGGTTGAATGCTCGTTAGCCAGTTTTTCTTCAATCGTTCCTCACTGTCTATCAACTTATATGTTTCAATGGCTTGTTTTTGATTGCCAAAGGAGAACATATCTCCAAAGTCATTCATAACTAGCGTCATAGCTTCATTCATTCGCTTTTTTGCCTCTTCGGTAGAACTGAACAATTGCTTAAACCACGTTTCCCAATGCAATCTGTGATAATAAAGTTCCATCCTCACTTTTACCGCAACTTCAGCAAGTGGCTGATACGAACTTTGGCATAACGAATCCACTTTCACTTTTTTTGCCTGTGTGTAAAAATAACTTCTGACCACTTGATAGGCCCAATCATATTTCGGTGTTTCCATGTAATAGCCTTCACCGTTTACCCGCTCTGTCAAAATGCTGTTTCTTCGATCTTGCGACGGGCGAATATGAGCTAATTCATCTGCATTTCCGACCCCTAACTCTTCGAGAAGTTGATAGTACATCGCTGCATGCCCCATACTATCTTGGCTAATCGATGAAGAAGCGACATCTTCCTCAATATGTGGAGCGAGTCCGAGCCACTCAGATCCCCGGTACGCATACAGGAAATCATCATCCGCCAATTGGAACAACAAGCTCGTTATCGCATCGTTGTTTTCCGCAGTCACTCCGTTTTCAATTTCGCTCATTTCCGCTTTCCTCCCCATGACAAGATTTCTTTTTCATCCAAGATTTCCTGTTCATAGTGACGCCATTTTTTCTTCAAGTAGCCGTACCCTTTTGTCGTACGATACTCTTTATTATCCAGTCTGCGAAGCGTCAATTTTTCCTCTTCATCCATCTTTCGAATATGCTTTCGATTCACAATCCAAATGTCGACAACCGGTTCACGTCGCATGAAATTTTCCTGAGCCAAAACGAGTGCCATTTCTTCGTTTGGAGCCAGTAAACTGAATTGGTACTGGAATGTCGCAGCGGGTGTCCGTTTGCTAAAAACTTCGTATTCTTGATAAAATGATTGCTCTTCGGCCATTTACGCTGACTCCTTTCGTTAATTGACTGTTGCACTCAAAGCATCACGCACCCATGCATTATTTTCATAAGAAGTCCGGCGTAAGTTCAGGCGTGCTTGTGAGCGGGGTCCTTTATTTTTAATGATTCTCTTAAACTCTTCCCAGTCCGGTTGTTTGTACGACCATAAACCACTTTCGTTTTCGTAGTGGAAAGTTGGATCCGGAATAGTTAACCCAAGCGATAATATCCGGGGAATGTATTTGTCAAAAAAGATTTGTCTGAAGTCTTCATTTGTTTTTGTTCGAATTTTATATTTAATCGTTACGTCTTGCTTCGATGACCCGGTTGTTTCTTTGCTTGCTGGTCCAAAGAACATGAGCAATGAATCCCACCATCGGTTCAAAGCTTCTTGGATCATCGCTTTTTGTTCATCCGTTCCTTCAGCTAACGCCATGATGATTGACTCACCATGTTGCGCATGAAACACTTCTTCGGCACAAATGCGTTGCAGCGCCCTTGCATAAGGTCCATAGGAAGCCCCGAGCATATCCGTCTGTGTAATAATAGCTGCTCCGTCAACAAGCCAGCCGATGATTCCAGCATCCGCCCACGTTTTCGTCTCCATATGGAACACGTTATGGAATTTCAAGTCCCCATTAAATAAGTCCTGCATTAAATCTCCACGATTTTTACCGTATGGTTTTAGCAAGTCTTCTGTGACACGAAGCAGCAGCTGGCCATGCCCCATCTCATCTTGCACCTTCGCCATGATCCCAAGTTTCCGCCCTAGGGATGGTGCTTTCGGTACCCATTCCTTCTCTGGAAGCGCTCCCATAATTTCGCTCATTCCATGCATGGAAATCAATTTAATCAAGGTCAGTCTGTATTCTTCCGGCATCCAATCATCTGCTTCAATCTTATCCCCCGCCTCGATACGTTCCATAAAGCGGGCCAACAAATCCTCATCAGCCCGATTGTGTTGAGTCGTCATCTAATCCCTCCCTTAAATGAAGATATGTCATTTCCTTATTGTATATAACAGTAATGTAACGATTTAGTACTAATTCGTTATACTTGAAATCAGTATAGTGCATTAACTTATGAAATGCAAATGTATTCTAACAAATTAAAATTCTATTTAGCACCCTTGATTAGAAGCTATTTCACTACGATTATGTGTTCCTTTCTCTTTCTTATTTTCCGCTTGTTCCATAAGTGTCGTACTATGAACCGCTTGAACTTTTGCTGTTGGATCGATATACACCTTTGCATTACTCACTGCTGTCGTAGCCTCGCCAAACCCACTGGCTATCAGCTTCACTTTCCCTTCATACGTGCATATATCACCCGCTGCATAAATGCCTTCAATAGACGTTTCCATTTTCGAATTAACGACAATACTATTTTTCACTATGTGGAGCCCCCACTCACTGATCGAACCTAGCGAGGAAACGAATCCATAGTTTACGATCACATCATCCACATCAATGACTTCTTCTTGGTCGCTCTTCACTTTTTCAAGTACAACTTGTTCGATCTGATCCTCACCGATAAATTCAATCGGTATGAACGGGGTCTTGATCTCCACAGATGAATTCATTACTTTTTCCACACTTGCTTCATGGGCACGGAATTTCTCTCTTCTGTGTATAAGGGTCACTTTCTCAGCAATTGGTTCAAGCATTAACGACCAGTCAACTGCCGAATCTCCTCCGCCAAAGATTTGTACATTCCGACCCGCAAAGTAGTGCAAATCCCGTATGAAATAATGCAAGTTCTTCCCTTCATATTTCTCCGCAGATTCAAGTTCAATTTTTTTCGGTTGAAATGCACCATTTCCCGCTGTCATAATAATCGCCTTTGAAAAATGGATTGCTCGATTCGTAGTCAGTTTAAAAAAACCATCCTCCATTTTTTCCACTTGTTGAACAGCTTGTTCCAGCGTGATTGTCGGATTAAATTGTGCCATTTGATCCAGAAGATTATCGATTAATGCCTGGCCACTAATTTTCGGAAATCCAGCGATATCGTAAATATACTTTTCAGGATACAAAGCCGTGAGCTGTCCGCCTAGTTGCGGTAGACTTTCAATAATGTTCAC is a genomic window of Sporosarcina oncorhynchi containing:
- the paaX gene encoding phenylacetic acid degradation operon negative regulatory protein PaaX, producing MIFTIYGDYIRHYGNKIWIGSLIRLLKEFGHNEQSVRVAVSRMMKQGWLNSEKKGNKSYYFLTRRGELRIEEAATRIFKLTPHEWDGKWRMLMYTIPEEKRHIRDELRKELLWSGFGSFSNGCWITPNDLGKEVSLLIEKYEIQPYADLFLSEYEGPQANRALVEKSWPLEEIEGKYQEFISTYSNNYIIHQSMMNNGQMTDAECFVERTKLVHEYRKFLFIDPGLPKELLPAIWKGNHAAHLFEQYYKLLAQSASRFFEDVFQEDNDLRRKDKSYDAEVHPLIID
- a CDS encoding enoyl-CoA hydratase-related protein; this translates as MTTVLYEKKNNIAYVTINRESMLNCFDYETLHQLQEVTDSISLDQEVRAVIFTGAGDKAFSAGADLKERKTLNEMEVKRNVKAIRDAFQAIANLPQPTIAAVNGYAFGGGFELMIACDFSIAVEGVKMGLTETSWAIIPGAGGTQRLPRLVGEMRAKELIFTARKFTAEEGLKLGIILEVVERENLLAACEQLALSMMENGPVAIQQAKYAITQGMNTDLQTGLAIESKAYEIIIPTEDRLEALQAFSEKRSPVFKGK
- a CDS encoding acetyl-CoA C-acyltransferase produces the protein MREVVIVDAVRTPIGRYNGALKDVRPDDLGAVVIKALVERNPNLPVEEIEEVVFGNANQAGEDNRNVARMAGLLAGLPVEVAGTTINRLCGSGLDAVMYAARAIAVGDGDIYIAGGTESMTRAPLVMAKPDKANPRGNMELQDTTIGWRFTNSRLKKMYGADSMPQTAENVAQRYNITRESQDLFAYESQQRAKKAMEENRFVEEIVPVVYQDRKGNEIIVDRDEHPRPDTTLEKLAKLKPIFEGGTVTAGNASGVNDGSAALLLMSSEKAKELNLTPLARYVIGATAGLEPAVMGLGPIYASRKAMERAGLTMNDIGLVELNEAFASQSIECMRQLEVDGSKVNVNGGAIAFGHPLGASGARILTTLLYEMKKQNVQYGLATMCIGVGQGIAALVENASFPCEKETAK
- a CDS encoding 3-hydroxyacyl-CoA dehydrogenase gives rise to the protein MIERIVVVGSGVMGRGIAYVGAVGRYAVTLVDSNETALQNAKNEIEVIFKKGIQYGKISADDAEYARQKIVYENDLTKAVGNADLIIEAVPEMASIKRQVFEEMEKHAPKECYFATNTSTMSPTEIASYGKRPGKTIAMHFFNPVHKMPLVEIVKGLETSDETVEVIKQVAVRMGKETVVINEFPGFVTSRISALVGNEAFFMLQEGLGTPEEIDKAIKLGLNYPMGPFELGDLVGLDTRLNNLNYLHEKLGEKYRPAPLLEQYVKAGRLGRKSGKGVYDYTTEDELVKK
- a CDS encoding aldehyde dehydrogenase family protein; this encodes MTTIQEGTTERESMKRDYYKLFINGEQVDGSNGERTKIYNPATGELLAEVAKATKEDAEKAVQAARDSFDNGKWKITPAGRRARVLNKIAEIMGSRFNELVELEILNTGKSLAAAKGQIAQAIEDFEFYAGAIVGHGGSVNNVPGQFHNYTEKEPLGVCAQIIPWNYPLMMAAWKIAPAIAAGCSVVIKPASLTPLTAIVLGEICHEAGVPAGVVNILPGSGSEIGNYLVEHERVNKVAFTGSTSIGKDIMARAAGTVKRVTLELGGKSPSLVFEDADIEAAVDGSLYGAFNNTGQSCDARTRVYIHENVYDEFVEKFIAKTEKLVIGDPFSKETHMGAVIDQAQLDTVKSYVQSAIDEGAEILTGGKELKPEGYENGFWYAPTIIGNVTQDMKVVREEIFGPVVVVSKFKNEKEAIALANDSDYGLASSIWSTNTATTTRVANQIQAGIVMINTPFSAFPGTPFGGYKQSGFGRELSAGSLDLYTETKSIMSYFGSRPVNPFGL
- a CDS encoding enoyl-CoA hydratase-related protein translates to MTETIRYEIADGIAWIYLNRPDKLNAFVAQMNREVKEAVKSASNDDEVRCIVLTGEGRAFCSGQDLAEVDENMDHGQVLRDHYGPMIKQIRDCEKPIIAAVNGVAAGAGFSLALACDFRLIAERASFVNAFIHVGLIPDSGNLYYLTQLVGHAKATELAMLGEKVTAADAVEMGLANRLIPMDTWEEDVTAFAARLAALPTKALGLIKRSLKATTTLSFEDYLEQEAQGQRIAGLTKDHREGVTAFMEKRKPVYSGQ
- a CDS encoding enoyl-CoA hydratase/isomerase family protein, producing the protein MTRFEYLETSIEGNGVAVIYLNRPRQLNSLNRKMVSEIVAAMEDYDRDENVRVIVLTGVGRAFSAGADIDEMTTDDPISLELLNQFADWDRLTLIKKPIIGAVKGFVFGGGFELALSCDLLISASGTQFSFPEVGLGVMPGAGGTQRLTKLAGRTKAIEWLWTGERFSAEVALTHGVINKIVAPELLMEETLKFANRLATQPPLSLRLIKDSVNKAVDYSLYEGMQYERKNFYLLFASQDQKEGMNAFVGKRKPEYRGK
- a CDS encoding EthD family reductase translates to MAKLIALYKHPENKEEFDHHYFNVHAPITAKIPGLREMKVTKFTGSPMGGEGKYYLMCEMVYDSLEELQQGVSSPEGKASGKDLMGFARDLVTLMIGEDA
- the paaD gene encoding 1,2-phenylacetyl-CoA epoxidase subunit PaaD encodes the protein MAVSESVSTGRVFDMLMTVKDPEIDSVSIMDLGMVEKVTTLGNTVTVVLLPTFLGCPALEVIKKNTIDAIQQLPEVEDVEVEFVFHPPWTSDRITEEGQKNLRAFGIAPPPRHFAEDGSWHVDCAYCGSTYVTMENIFGPTACRSILYCKSCKNVFEAMKPVSTLM
- the paaC gene encoding 1,2-phenylacetyl-CoA epoxidase subunit PaaC, coding for MSEIENGVTAENNDAITSLLFQLADDDFLYAYRGSEWLGLAPHIEEDVASSSISQDSMGHAAMYYQLLEELGVGNADELAHIRPSQDRRNSILTERVNGEGYYMETPKYDWAYQVVRSYFYTQAKKVKVDSLCQSSYQPLAEVAVKVRMELYYHRLHWETWFKQLFSSTEEAKKRMNEAMTLVMNDFGDMFSFGNQKQAIETYKLIDSEERLKKNWLTSIQPVFAALQMDVPAIPETLANNGRNGEHTVDLDEALLTLSEVYKVDPVASW
- the paaB gene encoding 1,2-phenylacetyl-CoA epoxidase subunit PaaB, which encodes MAEEQSFYQEYEVFSKRTPAATFQYQFSLLAPNEEMALVLAQENFMRREPVVDIWIVNRKHIRKMDEEEKLTLRRLDNKEYRTTKGYGYLKKKWRHYEQEILDEKEILSWGGKRK